CCCGATTTAGTAACAGATTTGCCGGTCAGCCGGGTAGGCGGAGTTTGTCTCGTGGGAACACTTTGTTACCCGGTGCGCTTTGCGCTTTGTTACCCGGTGCGcttttgaatcaagtgcacctaccggcaACAGCTCAACACGATTTTTTAAAAAGGAGTGCAAGCCTTTATCGTTCGTTGGCTTTTCAACAGAAATATATgctgatcgactaggaatgccttgaagatcgacCGGTTGGCGACCACTGATgtcgtggaaagccttcccagaaaagtggatgttgttatagcagcaaaagggggggaccaactccatattaatgcccatggttttggaatgagatggtcgacaagcaggtgtccacatacttttgttcatgtagtATACAAGCAACAGAATGAGCTAAAATTGGTCAAAGTAAGCTCTGGTCTCTAAGCAActaaaatgaaaaatgaaaatcTGACAATATACACGTGTCACCAGAGAGTAAGATCTGACAGTCTCTTTGGATCCGGTTCATGTGGGCTTTGGTTAGAGTCTTTGCCGCTGGCTTGAGCTGACAAACGTTTGGTACAAACATAAGTATCAAGATTTAGGAAAACACTCACCATGAACACGCATTAACGTTTTTGTACTAGCAACACACACAGGACTTGGTCTCAAATGTCATCTGTCCTGGGAGCGGCATCACATGGACATCGGCGAAGTTGTTGACATAGTGGACGATTCACTGAGTGTCCTCGTAGGACAGCACCTGTTTTCTGGCGAGACGACCACCACACCTCTTCTTCCTTGGAGCCTCAGCATGTTCCTTGGAGCCTCACCATGTTCCTTGTAGAACGTTATCACTGCAGTCAGCTTTTTGTAGAAATTCTGAAATCAGAAAATAAAGTATTTTTAAACATACCTTTATGTGCTGAAAGGCACAATGTATTCTCCGCTGTTTTATTTCTATTCATGATATAGCCTACCACAATTTTTTTCTTAAATACCTCATGGAACTTAATATTGTTGCAGCCCCAATAAGAACAGAAAACATTAAGTTGTATTACTCTAATGAAAACTTACGTGTTGGAACTTGAAGGTTTCTCTGCAGATTTGCTGGCTATCAAAGAAATATGTCCTCTGGTGTTTCCTTTTGGTTAGTTCCTGTTCGAGGTGACCGTTTCCTTGCAGAGGTTCACAGAACCAGAGATCTCGCCAATGAGCACTAGATGTTTTTCATATGAAAAATAAGACAATATATAATTCTTTAACATTCAGTCATCGTCGTCATCTATTCTAGCCAATACATTTTAAAGTAATATAAACACGTTCAATAAAACACACAAACTACGCAACCTGCACAGCTTGAAATGCATGcgtgaatcacacacacactttactagTAGTGTAAATGGGTCAGGTTTGATATAAAGAAATGTCCTAACTTTATAGATGGCCATTTCATGCATTTATGTAACCTGTCTTTAGGACAAATATCAACACCACACACAGGTCCCATAAGTTACTGAAAATGTTTTATGGGttacacattctctctctcgcccacacCACACACAGGTCCCATAAATTACTATCTAGACATCCCCCACTTCAGCTCTCCCTTCCAAGccacacattcactcacacagTTGGATTTTATACACCAACAGTTAGCTAGTCAGTCTACGTGTGCCTCGTCACACCCAGACactgacagatagacagacacagaaaacacGCACACATTACACACTCACAATCATATAAACTTGACTAATAGTTGAATGGCAAGCACTTACCATTGTTGGGTTAGCCAATTCATCTGGTCACGTCTCTTGACCATCTCCTCGGGGGTAAAAATAAAACATCACGGCTTCCCTTTATTGAACTCGCAAGCCTTTTCAAACTCTTGCCCAGCACCATATTTCCCCTCAACCGACTGAAGCACCGTAATTGACGGATCCACCATTAATCAGTTGCCTCCTCAAGGTGCTCGACCTCGACTTCAGTGAGCTTGTCAGAGTCGCTTATGACGTTGCTCTGTGGCGCAGGGTCAAAAAGTAGTCGGCAATAAATTAATGCCACGGATCGTCTGAACCAGCTCCCAGCACATCGTTACTATTTTAATCTATCGATTTCTCTCTCCCGGGAATCCATCAACGCAGTAGAAAGCTACGCTGGCTAGCTAAGGTGTAGGCAGTAGTGACAGTGTAACTATGTATGATGGGTTTTGAAGTGCAAGAGAGTGTAGCCTGAGGTACACTTTATTTTCCCGAGGATGATACaatacagtagctttgattgggaAAACAGGAAAATCATTCGATTGAATAGCCTATTGTAGTTGATTCAAAATATATAGCTAACTACCTTGTAATTCATTCATGATTTCGGAATAGAGGGGTTTGATAGTGCAGATAAGCTAGTGCCGCGAAAGCCTGGTGTGTTACAAGCTAGCATCCACCAAACGGGTGGGAAAGTGCTACATTTCATCCTACATTTAGAAGATTAAAACTATATATATACTGAATTTGGCAATAATACATACAGATAATGAAAGCAAAGACATTGTTTTGTTAAAACCAGATGAAACCCCCAAATAGCAATAAAATCGACATTGACAAAAACACAATTTATATGCAAATTAGTCATTGCGACTACCGACTGATTATGATAGAGCGCGCCACATATAGCCTACACCAGGGATGGGTAACTGACAGCACCCCTTTTGTCTGTGAATTAACCCCGTAGAGAAAAAAATTATCTTcaacccatggcaaaatgtgtagaactgcaggaaattaactctaaACTAAAAAAACGTATCTTTGCTGTCAAGAAGAGGGCTGCTAAAATGCTTTACTTGCTAAATGTAGTTTAGGGCCCCAAAAAGGCTAGAGCCAGCTCTGACTGAGTTCTGATATTTTggggcccccacccccatcaaagttgtccATCCCTGGCCTGCACAGTACAAACACAATATATAACAAACTTTTTAGGCACAAACAcgccttatatatatatatatatatacagtatatcacaaaagtgagtacacccctcacatttttgtaaatatttgagtatatcttttcatgtgacaacactgaagaaatgacactttgctacaatgtaaaagtagtgagtgtacagcttgtataacagtgtaaatttgctatcccctcaaaataactcaacacacagccattaatgtctaaaccgctggcaacaaaagtgagtacacccctaagtgaaaatgtccaaattgggcccaaagtgtcaatattttgtgtggccaccatcattttccagcactgccttaaccctcttgggcatggagttcaccagagcttcacaggttgccactggagtcctcttccactcctccatgacaacatcacggcgctggtggatgttagagaccttgcactcctccaccttccgtttgaggatgccccacagatgctcaatagggtttaggtctggagacatgcttggccagtccatcacctttaccctcagcttctttagcaaggcagtggtcgtcttggaggtgtgtttggggtcgttatcatgttggaatactgccctgcggcccagtctccgaagggaggggatcatgctctgtttcagtatgtcacagtacatgttggcattcatggttccctcaatgaactgtagctccccagtgccggcagcactcatgcagccccagaccatgacactcccaccaccatgcttgactgtaggcaagacacacttgtctttgtattcctcacctggttgccgccacacacgctttacaccatctgaaccaaataagttcatcttggtctcatcagaccacaggacatggttccagtaatccatgtccttagtctgcttgtcttcagcaggctttcttgtgcatcatctttagaagaggcttccttctgggacgacagccatgcagaccaatttgatgcagtgtacggcgtatggtctaagcactgacaggctgaccccccacctcttcaacctctgcagcaatgctggcagcactcatatgtctatttcccaaagacaatctctggatatgacgctgagcacgtgcactcaacttctttggtcgaccatggcgaggcctgttctgagtggaacctgtccagttaaaccgctgtatggtcttggccaccgtgctgcagctcagtttcagggtcttggcaatcttcttatagcccaggccatctttatgtagagcaacaattatttttttcagatcttcagagagttctttgccatgaggtgccatgttgaacttccagtgaccagtcagtatgagagagtgtgagagcgatgacaccaaatttaacacacctgctccccattcacacctgagaccttgtaacactaacgagttacatgacaccggggagggaaaatggctaattgggcccaatttggacattttcacttaggggtgtactcacttctgttgccagcggtttagacattaatggctgtgtgttgagttattttgaggagacagcaaatttacactgttatacaagctgtacactcactactttacattgtagcaaagtgtcatttcttcagtgttgtcacatgaaaagatatactcaaatatttacaaaaatgtgaggggtgtactcatgTCTGGATGCAGTATTCTACCCATAAATATTCAACACTGAAATCTGTTAGTCTCATTATTCCAAATGCATCTGTGAGTCTTTTTCTGGTGACAACAATGACAATGAAtctttatatttaatacatctaAACATCTGAAGCTATTGAGTGGAATgttttttctgctggtgtatcctgaggtagctcctctctgagaaTCTCTTCCCGCAGTGCGTACAGGCAAATGGCCTCTCTCCCGTGTGTACCTTCATGTGCATCTTCAGCTGGTGCTGGCGGGTGAAtctcttctcacactgggggcaACTGTAGGGTTTCTCACCCGTGTGGACCCTatggtgcctcttcaggtcacCAGCTTGGGCGAAGAgcatgtgacactgggtacagctgaagggtttcacccctgtgtgaacactctggtgcctcttcagagTGCCAGCCTGGGCAAAGtgcatgtgacactgggtacagctgaagggtttcaccCCTGTGTGGATCCTTTGGTGGACCTCCACATTCTGGAggcagctgaagcctttgttacagaacatgcagaggaaccgtttcTCTTTACCATTGCCTGATGTGGCTCCCCCTCCCTGAGTCTGGGCTCTAGCCCTGTCGTTTGAGTTCAATACCTGATCGAAAAGGACACGGCTGTGTAAATCGGAAGGCCCCATCAATGTGGACACTGGGTCACAATCCCTGAACGTGTGTAAAGGGGAGTGGGTCGTGACATTTAGATTTGTCTCTAAGCTTTCCCTGTAATCTAAGACATCTCTGCTCTGTGAGTTTCCGTCTCCTAGGTGACTATTTGCATTCCATGTGGGAGGAACGTCGCCCTCCACTTTCACAGTCACTTCATCTATGACCAGACTCTCCCCTTTCTTATCTAGGCAcccttcagagtatacactacCACTACTGTACTGGTTCCAGTCCCCTCTAGACAGATCAGTTTGTGTCTCGAAACCCAAGGATATGTAGCCAGGGTCCATCTCTGTAGCGTAAGAACAAGAT
This genomic window from Salvelinus namaycush isolate Seneca chromosome 8, SaNama_1.0, whole genome shotgun sequence contains:
- the LOC120052983 gene encoding zinc finger protein 235-like yields the protein MPNTILKSETNTKTLTVTHSLLQTGSDHRSDPKRLGPGRLGCLPAPGSEYLPVFHQSQRTVNSRGDGDGNALDTGGDDSSCSYATEMDPGYISLGFETQTDLSRGDWNQYSSGSVYSEGCLDKKGESLVIDEVTVKVEGDVPPTWNANSHLGDGNSQSRDVLDYRESLETNLNVTTHSPLHTFRDCDPVSTLMGPSDLHSRVLFDQVLNSNDRARAQTQGGGATSGNGKEKRFLCMFCNKGFSCLQNVEVHQRIHTGVKPFSCTQCHMHFAQAGTLKRHQSVHTGVKPFSCTQCHMLFAQAGDLKRHHRVHTGEKPYSCPQCEKRFTRQHQLKMHMKVHTGERPFACTHCGKRFSERSYLRIHQQKKHSTQ